The Vibrio aphrogenes genomic interval TACTGTTGGTCCGATGAATATCAGCTTAACCCACAGTATTCAAAGCATGTTATTCATGAATGAGGGGTTACCAACACATGTTGAGTTAATCGTCCATCAAGTGCGATTACCTCGAACTTTACTTTGTATGTTCATTGGTGCGATTTTGGGATTATGTGGTGCGGTCATGCAAGGGCTTTTCAGAAACCCATTAGCTGAACCTGGGATCATAGGTGTATCTGCCGGAGCCGCTCTAGGGGCAGCCTTAGCGATTGTGTTCTTTTCTGGTATCTCAGCTCAATATCCGATATTTATGAACATCGCCGCCATTCCCTTATTTGCTTTTTTAGGCGGCGCATTAACCACTGTTGCTGTGTATAAAATGGGAACCAGCCGTTTGGGCACCTCGGTCACCATCATGTTATTAGCCGGAGTGGCAATCAGTGCCTTATCTGGCGCGGCGATTGGTTATTTAAATTTCATTGCCGACGATCAAATGCTGCGAGATCTCTCTTTATGGTCGATGGGCTCATTAGCCGGCGCCAATTGGAGTGGTATTTTACTCGCTGCTGCCACCTTGCTGATACTCTCAGTTTTATTTATCAAACAAGCCCCAGCCTTAAATGCCTTGTTACTCGGTGATGCTGAAGCCAAACATTTAGGCGTCCCAATACAAGCATTAAAACGTCGCCTGATCTTATTAACAGCGGTTGGCGTCGGAGTTTGTGTCAGTTTAACCGGTGCCATTGGTTTTATCGGTTTAGTTATCCCACATTTAGGACGAATGCTGGTTGGGCCCGATCATCGAACTTTATTGCCGGTATCGATTTTACTCGGAGCATTATTATTAACCGTAGCTGATATGTTTGCGCGCATAGCAATCATCCCAGCAGAACTACCGGTTGGGATAGTGACAGCACTGGTGGGAGCTCCCTTCTTCTTATATTTGTTATTTAAACAAAAAGGACGCTTTATCTAATGTTTTCCATTGAAAATCTATCGAAAAAAATGGCCGTACAAAACCTTGATAAAGCCAACCAAATCTTTGTGCGTCCAAAAAACTTACCCTTGGCTCAAAATAATGTT includes:
- a CDS encoding FecCD family ABC transporter permease, producing the protein MLRKARLSHVIFLFLTLVVLTSLVSITVGPMNISLTHSIQSMLFMNEGLPTHVELIVHQVRLPRTLLCMFIGAILGLCGAVMQGLFRNPLAEPGIIGVSAGAALGAALAIVFFSGISAQYPIFMNIAAIPLFAFLGGALTTVAVYKMGTSRLGTSVTIMLLAGVAISALSGAAIGYLNFIADDQMLRDLSLWSMGSLAGANWSGILLAAATLLILSVLFIKQAPALNALLLGDAEAKHLGVPIQALKRRLILLTAVGVGVCVSLTGAIGFIGLVIPHLGRMLVGPDHRTLLPVSILLGALLLTVADMFARIAIIPAELPVGIVTALVGAPFFLYLLFKQKGRFI